CGTATGGTAATACGCACAATGAACACTGGTCTGTGCCTTCACGTAAAGTGGATTTCTTTGATGTGAAAGGCGATGTAGAAGCATTACTTGCGCTTTGTAACGATAAAGCACGCTTTAGCTTTAAAGCAGAAGCGAGCGATGGTTTGCACCCAGGTCAATCAGCTGCAATTTATGCAGACGGTAAAAAGGTTGGTTTCATCGGTGCTGTTCACCCTCAGCTATTAAAGCCGTTAGAGCTTAAAGATACACCATATGTATTTGAAATCGACATGGCTGCTTTAGAAAATCGCCTGCTTCCAGAAGCAGTTAGTATCTCGAAATTCCCATCAAATAGAAGAGATATTGCTATTTTAGTTGCAGATGACGTAAAAATAGGCGATATTTTAGAGTGCATTGAGAAAGTTGGCGGAAATCAATTAGTTGACCTAAACTTATTCGATGTGTACAAAGGGCAAGGGGTTGAACCTGATCATAAGAGTTTAGCCATTGCTCTAACATTACAAGCGGTTGATAGAACGCTCGAAGAGAAAGACATCAACGCGGTTGTAGAAAACGTGGTGGCCGAACTGGCCAAACAATTCAATGCATCGTTGAGGGACTAGATATGGCGCTTACTAAAGCCGACATAGCTGAACACCTATTTGAAAAACTGGGGATCAATAAGAAAGATGCCAAAGACTTAGTTGAAGCGTTTTTTGAAGAAATCCGCTCAGCGCTAGAAAACGGCGAGCAAGTAAAGCTCTCTGGGTTTGGTAACTTTGACCTTCGCGACAAGAAGGAACGCCCAGGTAGGAACCCAAAAACTGGGGAAGATATTCCTATCTCTGCGCGACGCGTGGTAACTTTTAGGCCTGGCCAAAAGTTAAAAACCCGTGTTGAGGTCGGCACAAGCAAAAACTTGTAATATAAGAAAGCCTTGGTGGTGATACCAAGGCTTTTTTTATATTGAAATAGTTTTGTCACATATTCAAGCTACACTCTGCGCTTGATTGCGTTCTGTGGAGTGGAGAGCTTATGCGAGGAGCACACTCCTTAAGCAAGTTGTTTAAGAATATCTTTATTGCTTGGTTGTCTTGCACCTTTGTATTTTCAATTTTGGCAGCATTCACTTATGTGCATCAAAAAGAGACTGCTAAATCCAACCTTACTACCGTAGCGAGTCGGATTGTATCTGACATCAACAAAGAGTTTGCTGTAGTAGACGATACCTTAAAACATGCTATCCACCTTTCTTCGAATTGTGACCCTGAGGGTCTACAGTACATGCGTAGATTGGTTTTTGAAAATCCAGGTATGAGCGAAATAGGTATAGTAGATAGTAAAGGGAAATTGGTTTGCAACTCTTTTGGGCAGCTCACTCCACCTGTTAATACCAGTGCCCCCATAAAAAAGCCCGGGCTAAGATACTACGGTCCAGTTATTACTGACTACCTGGAGCTTCCAGCCTTTGTTCTAGCACGTACAAGAGACGATGGCTATGAAGTGAATGTGTTGATCCCTGCTCATTGGCTGAAGAGTATGCTTGATATTTCGGCTCATCATAATACCGATTTTGCTGCCTTGGTCGACAATAGCACGGGTGTGCCGATTTTTTTAAATGGTAAATACGCTTTGCCAATCCGTCAAAAACTATTTCCGTCCGCTAATAGCCGTGCAGTAGAAGCACTTTTTGATGATGGAAAAGTAAAATTTGCTTACGTTGCTGCTATTCCAAGTTTACCGCAGATGAGTTTGATTATTGCAAAAAATGACGAGCAACTAGTGAGTCTAGGTTGGTTATGGTTAATACTCTGGAGTGTTTTTTATGGCGTCTCTTGGGTTGGCCTTACGTTGTTATTAATCAGTTATGACAAGCGCCAGTTAAGCAGTAAAACCCAAATACTAAGAGCATTGGCAAATGATGAGCTGTTTAACGTATATCAACCACTCGTTAATTCCGAAGTGAAGTCGATAGTGGGCGTAGAGGTGCTCATTCGTTGGCGACATCCACTTGAAGGTGTGCTAGGGCCAGCTTACTTTGTTCCCGAGGCTGAGCGAGATGGTACTATTTTAGATATCTCGATAGCGCAAGTCGAAAACGCTGTGCGTGATTTGACGGACATCTTGGAAGCTCAGCCAGACTTTAAGGTTTCTTTTAACGTTAATGGTTTACTTCTGGGTTCTAAGCGCTATATAGACGCCTTACTCGCTGCAAAATGTCAAATATCTTCATTAACTATTGAGTTAACTGAGCGCGATGTGCTGACACAAGCTCAAACCAAAACGGTACTAACTGAGCTCAAACGTGCTGGAATAGAAATCGCGATTGATGATTTTGGCACGGGGTATAGTGGTCTGCAGTACCTGCAAAGTTTTCCGATTGACCTACTGAAAATAGACCAGAGCTTTGTCGCATCGATTGGCCTAGATACTTTGCAATCCCCGGTTTTATCGGCGGTGATTGATATGGCGGAAAAGCTGGACAAAAAACTGATTGCCGAAGGGGTAGAAACTCAGGCTCAAGCAAGTTACCTAAAAAGTCGAGGAGTGAATATTCACCAAGGCTGGCTTTACTTTAAAGCATTGGAGCTGCCGCAATTGCAGTGTGAGGTAGGTAAAGCGCTGGGTGATAACAGAGCAGCTTAACCACTCTGTTACTTTCAATAGACCCTAAAATTAAATAACCTTAGCGAAGTAGCAACCAAATGCATCAAGAGTGAGTACATTTGCGCTTGCCGTGCCACTTAGGTGCTTCAGGTCGCACTGCATTAATGCAACTTCAGGAAGTGTCACGCTTTGCTGAGTAGCGGCTAAGTTGAATGCGCACAGCAGTGTCTGGGTTTGTGCTTTACGGTAAAAAGCTAATACTGGCTCTGGAGTATCAATAAACTCAATATCGCCTGTTTTTAGTGCAGGTTGCGCATTTCGCCACTGTAAAAAAGCTTGATAGTAGCTGAGCGTTGAATAGTCATCTACTGCCTGTTCATCTACAGCTCGTAGCGCATGCGCTTCAGAAACTGGTAACCAAGGCTTAGATTCTGAGAATCCAGCATTGGTTTTTTCTTTTGTCCACGGAAGCGGCGTTCTACAGCCATCACGGCCTTTAAAGTTTGGCCAGAAGGTAATGCCATATGGGTCCTGCAGCTCCTCGAAAGCAACGGTGGCTTCGCCAAGTCCAAGTTCTTCGCCTTGATACATACAGACGCTACCGCGCAATGAACCGAGAAGGGCGGTGAGCATTTTGACCTGCGTATCGTTCACCTTGCCATCTACACTCCAGCGACTTGCTACCCGTTCTACATCGTGATTTGCAAACGCCCAACATGGCCAACCTTCGGTCATGACTGACTCTAGGCGAGCAACCGTTTCTCTGATGTACTTTGCACTATAATCGTTAGTTAGGAGCTCAAAGCTATAACCCATGTGTAGCTTGTTACCATCGGCTGTGTACTCTGCCATTGTTTGCAAAGAGTCTTCTGAGCTTATCTCACCCAAGCTAACTGTGCCTGGGTATCTATCTAATAAGGCACGGATCTCTTCCATGAACAGTAAGTTTTCAGGTTGTGTATTGTTGTAATAATGGTACTGAAAAGCATAAGGGTTGTCTTCGCTAAAGCCACGACCTTGACGAAGCTCAATAGGCTTAGCTGGATTATCCCTAAGCTGCTTGTCGTGAAAACAGAAGTTGATGGCATCTAGTCTAAATCCATCAACGCCTTTTTTAAGCCAAAATTCGACGTTGTCTAGTACGGCTTTACGCACTTCAGGGTGATGAAAGTTAAGATCCGGCTGCTCAGTTAAGAAGTTATGCAGGTAATATTGGCAACGTCTAGGCTCCCACTGCCAGGCAACACCGCCAAAAATGGATAGCCAATTGTTTGGTGGACTGCCGTCTGGATTGGCATCGGCCCATACATACCAGTCTGCTTTGTCGTTTGTTTTGTTTTCACGACTTTCGACAAACCAAGGGTGTTGATTTGAGGTATGACTAAGTACCTGATCAATGATGATCTTAATATCACGGTTATGTGCTTCGCTGATAAGCGTATCAAAATCGTCGAGTGTGCCGAACATAGGATCGATATCGCGATAATCGCTAATATCATAGCCAAAGTCTTTCATCGGTGATTTAAAAAATGGTGAAATCCATACTGCATCAACACCAAGCGACTTAATGTAGTCTAGTCGCTGAATAATACCCTGTAAGTCGCCAATACCATCTGCGTTACTGTCCTGAAAGCTACGTGGATATATTTGATAGATAACCGCGCCTTTCCACCATTCATTATTTGCCATGCACTTTCTCCAGGCTATGTGCGTGTTTATTCTGTGGTCGTGCTGAGTATCAAGTAAATACGATACTAGGCACTTTCACCACTAATTTTGCCAAAGAATACGTCATGCTCATGGGGCTGTAAAAAACCTGCATACGTATGCAGGTTTTGTTGGGTAAATTTATGATAAGTCATTTACATAATTTTATTTTATAAAATAAATTTACCAATATTGGCCTACAAAAGGGAATAACCAGATAAATAAGGCTTTACAAGACTAAGTTTTTGGTAAGACCAATTTAACTTGAGTAAGTCGTTAGATAACACGGAAGATGTGGTTTGATGTTCAGTCAACAATAATAGTCCGTGAAAGTTAAGATTTAGTGAAATTAAAGCAGGTAAATAAATGTTGTCGGTCTTATGACCTTAATAAGTAAAACTATATATTTATCATTAGGTTGGGCTTTATTTCTGTAAAAAGCCTGTAAATTTCGTTGAAATGCACTAGCTTTGAATACGTATGCATAAAGTTGTTTACAAATTTAATCAGCCGCTAGTATTTGACTGACAACAACTGTGCTCGTTTGTTTTTTCATCAGTTTGCACGCCAGATGAACAAATCGCACAATATAATATGGTTAATTGGGATAAAACATTATGTCTAAGTTCAAACCGAGTATGCT
This genomic interval from Pseudoalteromonas galatheae contains the following:
- the ihfA gene encoding integration host factor subunit alpha; amino-acid sequence: MALTKADIAEHLFEKLGINKKDAKDLVEAFFEEIRSALENGEQVKLSGFGNFDLRDKKERPGRNPKTGEDIPISARRVVTFRPGQKLKTRVEVGTSKNL
- a CDS encoding EAL domain-containing protein: MRGAHSLSKLFKNIFIAWLSCTFVFSILAAFTYVHQKETAKSNLTTVASRIVSDINKEFAVVDDTLKHAIHLSSNCDPEGLQYMRRLVFENPGMSEIGIVDSKGKLVCNSFGQLTPPVNTSAPIKKPGLRYYGPVITDYLELPAFVLARTRDDGYEVNVLIPAHWLKSMLDISAHHNTDFAALVDNSTGVPIFLNGKYALPIRQKLFPSANSRAVEALFDDGKVKFAYVAAIPSLPQMSLIIAKNDEQLVSLGWLWLILWSVFYGVSWVGLTLLLISYDKRQLSSKTQILRALANDELFNVYQPLVNSEVKSIVGVEVLIRWRHPLEGVLGPAYFVPEAERDGTILDISIAQVENAVRDLTDILEAQPDFKVSFNVNGLLLGSKRYIDALLAAKCQISSLTIELTERDVLTQAQTKTVLTELKRAGIEIAIDDFGTGYSGLQYLQSFPIDLLKIDQSFVASIGLDTLQSPVLSAVIDMAEKLDKKLIAEGVETQAQASYLKSRGVNIHQGWLYFKALELPQLQCEVGKALGDNRAA
- a CDS encoding alpha-glucosidase family protein — encoded protein: MANNEWWKGAVIYQIYPRSFQDSNADGIGDLQGIIQRLDYIKSLGVDAVWISPFFKSPMKDFGYDISDYRDIDPMFGTLDDFDTLISEAHNRDIKIIIDQVLSHTSNQHPWFVESRENKTNDKADWYVWADANPDGSPPNNWLSIFGGVAWQWEPRRCQYYLHNFLTEQPDLNFHHPEVRKAVLDNVEFWLKKGVDGFRLDAINFCFHDKQLRDNPAKPIELRQGRGFSEDNPYAFQYHYYNNTQPENLLFMEEIRALLDRYPGTVSLGEISSEDSLQTMAEYTADGNKLHMGYSFELLTNDYSAKYIRETVARLESVMTEGWPCWAFANHDVERVASRWSVDGKVNDTQVKMLTALLGSLRGSVCMYQGEELGLGEATVAFEELQDPYGITFWPNFKGRDGCRTPLPWTKEKTNAGFSESKPWLPVSEAHALRAVDEQAVDDYSTLSYYQAFLQWRNAQPALKTGDIEFIDTPEPVLAFYRKAQTQTLLCAFNLAATQQSVTLPEVALMQCDLKHLSGTASANVLTLDAFGCYFAKVI